A portion of the Mycobacterium paraseoulense genome contains these proteins:
- a CDS encoding AI-2E family transporter, with translation MPANTDDASVEPLVRKTAAWAWRLLVILAALIALLWVVKRLEIIIVPVLVALLVSALLLPVVDWLDRRGLPRGGAVAMVLFGGFAILGGILAFVVIQFIDGLPGLTEQVTRSIESTRRWLIHGPAHLRSEQIDNAGNAAIEALRNNQAKLESGALSTAATITELVTAAVLVLFTLIFFLYGGRNIWAYVSKIFPADVRDRVSEAGRAGYGSLTGYVRATFLVALTDAAGVGTGLAIMGIPLALPLASLVFLGAFVPLVGALISGLVAVVVALLAKGIVYALITLGVLIAVNQLEAHVLQPLVMGRAVSIHPLGVVLAISTGGVLAGIIGALLAVPTVAFLNNAMQVLLAPDPAAEAEKQTEEADDEGGTILQAEPDEPEAESG, from the coding sequence ATGCCGGCAAACACCGACGACGCCTCGGTCGAACCCCTTGTGCGCAAGACCGCAGCCTGGGCCTGGCGTTTGCTGGTCATCCTTGCCGCGCTGATCGCCCTGCTGTGGGTGGTCAAGCGGCTCGAGATCATCATTGTCCCGGTGCTGGTGGCGCTGCTGGTCAGCGCGCTGCTGTTGCCGGTGGTGGACTGGCTGGACCGGCGCGGCCTGCCCCGCGGCGGGGCGGTGGCGATGGTGCTGTTCGGCGGGTTCGCGATCCTGGGCGGCATCCTGGCGTTCGTCGTCATCCAGTTCATCGACGGTCTCCCGGGCCTGACCGAACAGGTGACCCGCAGCATCGAGTCCACCCGGCGCTGGCTGATCCACGGGCCGGCGCACCTGCGCAGCGAACAGATCGACAACGCGGGCAACGCCGCGATCGAGGCGTTGCGCAACAATCAGGCGAAGCTGGAAAGCGGCGCCCTGTCCACCGCGGCCACCATCACCGAGCTGGTCACGGCGGCCGTGCTGGTGCTCTTCACGCTGATCTTCTTCCTCTATGGCGGACGCAACATCTGGGCATACGTGTCCAAGATTTTCCCGGCCGACGTCCGAGACCGGGTGAGCGAGGCGGGCCGCGCCGGCTACGGGTCGTTGACCGGGTACGTGCGGGCCACCTTCCTGGTGGCCCTGACCGACGCCGCCGGGGTCGGCACGGGCCTGGCGATCATGGGCATCCCGCTGGCGCTGCCGCTGGCCTCCCTGGTGTTCCTGGGCGCCTTCGTCCCGCTCGTGGGTGCCCTGATCTCGGGCCTGGTGGCCGTCGTGGTCGCCTTGCTGGCCAAAGGCATTGTGTACGCGCTCATCACGCTCGGGGTGCTGATCGCGGTGAACCAGCTCGAGGCTCATGTCCTGCAGCCGCTGGTGATGGGCCGCGCCGTCTCGATTCACCCGCTCGGGGTGGTGCTGGCCATCTCCACGGGCGGGGTGCTCGCCGGGATCATCGGCGCGCTGCTGGCCGTGCCGACGGTCGCGTTCCTCAACAACGCGATGCAGGTGCTGCTCGCCCCGGATCCGGCGGCCGAAGCCGAGAAACAGACGGAAGAGGCCGACGACGAGGGTGGCACCATCCTGCAGGCCGAACCGGACGAACCCGAGGCCGAGTCGGGCTGA
- a CDS encoding lysylphosphatidylglycerol synthase transmembrane domain-containing protein — MPHDAPARNLDFPREETPRGKYWWARWVILGIVAIVLAVEVALGWHQLAKAWMSLYEANWWWLLGSVAASAASMHSFAQIQRTLLRSAGVHVKQLRSEAAVYAANSLSTTLPGGPVLSATFLLRQQRLWGASTVVASWQLVMAGVLQAVGLALLGLGGAFFLGAKNNPFSLLFTLGGFVALLILAQAVASRPELIDGIGCRVLSWVNSVRGRPAETGLDRWRQTLMQLESVSLSRRDMGVAFSWSMFNWVADVACLGFAAYAAGDHASVAGLTVAYAAARAVGTIPLMPGGLLVVEAVLVPGLVSSGMSLPNAISAMLIYRLISWLLISAIGWVVFFFVFRTENVAVPDDESTAPVPEPPAAQSGPANDPTETALQGPLPPDRSAETES; from the coding sequence GTGCCGCACGACGCACCCGCCCGCAATCTCGACTTCCCGCGCGAGGAGACCCCGCGCGGGAAGTACTGGTGGGCGCGATGGGTGATCCTCGGCATCGTCGCAATCGTGCTTGCCGTAGAGGTCGCGCTGGGCTGGCATCAGCTGGCCAAGGCCTGGATGAGCCTGTACGAGGCGAACTGGTGGTGGCTGCTGGGCTCGGTGGCCGCGTCGGCCGCGTCCATGCACAGCTTCGCGCAGATCCAGCGCACCCTGCTCCGATCGGCCGGCGTGCACGTCAAGCAACTGCGATCGGAAGCCGCCGTCTACGCCGCCAACTCGCTGAGCACCACGCTGCCCGGCGGGCCGGTGCTCTCGGCAACGTTTTTGCTTCGGCAGCAACGGCTTTGGGGCGCGTCGACCGTGGTGGCGTCGTGGCAGCTGGTGATGGCGGGCGTTCTGCAGGCCGTGGGGCTGGCGCTGCTGGGGCTGGGCGGGGCTTTCTTCCTCGGCGCCAAGAACAACCCGTTCTCGTTGCTGTTCACCCTCGGCGGCTTCGTCGCGCTGTTGATCCTCGCCCAGGCGGTCGCGTCGCGGCCGGAACTGATCGACGGGATCGGGTGCCGGGTGTTGTCGTGGGTCAACTCCGTGCGCGGCCGGCCCGCCGAGACCGGCCTGGACCGGTGGCGCCAAACGCTGATGCAGCTCGAATCGGTGAGCCTGAGCCGGCGCGACATGGGGGTGGCCTTCAGCTGGTCCATGTTCAACTGGGTCGCGGACGTGGCCTGCCTCGGCTTCGCGGCCTACGCCGCCGGCGATCACGCGTCGGTCGCCGGACTGACGGTGGCCTACGCGGCCGCCCGGGCCGTCGGCACGATACCGCTGATGCCGGGCGGGCTGCTGGTCGTCGAGGCGGTGCTGGTGCCGGGGCTCGTATCCAGCGGCATGTCGTTGCCCAACGCGATCTCGGCGATGCTGATCTACCGGTTGATCAGCTGGCTGCTCATCTCCGCCATCGGCTGGGTGGTGTTCTTCTTCGTGTTCCGCACGGAAAACGTCGCCGTCCCGGACGACGAATCCACCGCGCCGGTCCCCGAACCGCCGGCGGCTCAAAGCGGGCCCGCCAACGATCCGACCGAGACCGCCCTGCAGGGGCCGTTGCCGCCCGACCGGAGCGCCGAAACCGAAAGCTAG
- a CDS encoding hemophore, producing MTRGTATGRRRIFAGLIAATLPSAVLAVLAGPPATGATDPCAASEVARTIGSVSKSMGDYLDSHPETNQTMTSMLQQQAGPQSMTGLKSYFEANPKVAGDMTSIAQPLTNLSLQCKLPISPSQAMGMMQQAQGAAGGLPALPGNAAGALPLAGPPAATAPVASAPANPLSGPPRGNTAG from the coding sequence ATGACGAGAGGCACCGCGACCGGGCGCCGCAGGATCTTCGCCGGGCTGATCGCCGCCACCCTGCCGAGCGCCGTCCTTGCGGTCCTCGCGGGGCCCCCGGCGACCGGCGCCACCGACCCGTGCGCCGCCAGTGAAGTCGCCCGGACGATCGGTTCGGTGTCCAAGTCGATGGGCGACTACCTGGACTCGCACCCGGAGACCAACCAGACGATGACCTCGATGCTGCAGCAGCAGGCCGGCCCGCAGTCGATGACCGGGCTGAAGTCCTACTTCGAGGCCAACCCCAAGGTCGCCGGCGACATGACGTCGATCGCGCAGCCGTTGACCAATCTGTCGCTGCAGTGCAAGTTGCCCATCTCGCCGTCCCAGGCGATGGGCATGATGCAGCAGGCGCAGGGCGCGGCCGGCGGGCTGCCCGCCCTGCCCGGTAATGCTGCGGGCGCGCTGCCGCTGGCCGGCCCGCCGGCGGCCACCGCTCCCGTCGCTTCGGCGCCGGCCAACCCGCTGTCGGGTCCGCCGCGGGGCAACACCGCCGGCTAG